A segment of the Cotesia glomerata isolate CgM1 linkage group LG2, MPM_Cglom_v2.3, whole genome shotgun sequence genome:
tctattttcattattattattattattatttttattcattattatattatattatcattattatcattatattattattagttatatataattaagaaacaataaaaaaattttaaaattgtaactcttattttattttttgtttctgattactttatttatttaatatatacatatatataatttttggtttaattataattgataattgtgTGTTCAAAAATACTCTGGCTCTTATAAGGTggaagaatataaattttgaaaatttcttatgattttgGAATTAACAAACatctggaaattttttttatttattcaatcaaattaattcaaactgatagattttacttaaaaatttattgtgtaGAAGGAatcattgtttaaaaataggTATTACTTTTTTTGGGAAGAAAGTTTcacttattaacagttaataaatatttttaggactgaataatttttgcttgcaatattacattaataattttctatatcAGTGTTCAGTATTAATTgcatttgttaaattttttttataaaaaaaaaaaaaaaaaatattaatctacctgaataattggaatttttctatttaagggtccaaaaaatgtttattaacaattaaaaaatgattattaactgttaataaattttattaaatattaataaatcttatcagttgataaaaaaatttctacatgtagaaattaaaaaaaattaaaaaattaatattctttatttaaacttgggaagaaaaaaaatgatcaatattgtgaaaaattaGAGCCAGAAAATTTCCGAGCGTACACTAAAACTAAaactgaataatttaaaactagTGCGATCAAAATTACTAAGCATAAATATATCGACATACATATTTATTGTTAGGCATATATTGCACAGATACATATGGAATAATATATAGTGTAAGTATgcatcattttaaattaaacgtcGACATACTTATTAgaactaattaaataaaatcaatacatacatgcataaatatatattattaataaataaataaatttaataacaaagaacaaaacaaaatacatatatagataaattatataaattaaatataaatgatatatataaatatatttttgacgtAAAGCATAAGCACATGACACTCGTGTTggtgacttaaataaataacgagACTTCaccacatataaaatataaaattatatctgtGACTTTTTTcgaatatatgtatttattattctgtATAATTACATGGAcgacaattttattaaaatctttaCGCATGTAATAACAATTACTAAGACTCATAGCTGTATTGATGGGacggaaaaataattatgtttgtcatttttaaaagtaattatttaatattaatattttatttattaataaagtagtataataataataataataataataataattataataagtaaaacgaatgaaaataaaatcttcCGTGTTCTGTGTGTCATTAgaattatagatttttaattaataagcaaatatattattaataaaataattattaagtgtCAAGTAGACAGGTTGGCAAGTGACTAACGATATTAGTTTAAATACTGATAATTCGCGGCTGTAAGTGCggataaacaataaatattatacgtaaatatttaatatatattgtataaaataaaataaaataactaatgcatgatatttatgttaataattgtCTAAAAATCAATAGAATTACATTTGTCGGCTTGTCTGTCCAGGTCTGTCattagatattaattaataattaatattttaattaaatattaactataataataattataataaacgcaatcataataaatttcatcgTCTGCTCTGTAAATCTTTGTTCATAGCAATTATACTATTTTATGAGATTTAATGCAGACGATGTAGATCTCAAGATATTccgaaaattgataaaataaatatagaaaaattaaataagtatgAGGACGAGAGAATTAGAGTCttttgttataataataaataaaattccacAGAGATTCTAGTTTTCTCGACTCAATTTTTAGTATCAATGTGATCAATTGTACCACTCGTGCCAGTACCGAGGCGCTGttctttgttattaataacAGCGTCGCGATTGTGCATTAAAAGGCGTGATTCATCTGtggtttaaataattctggaTCTAGGAGAGTCTTTGCGACATTTCCGTCActgttatatttataataatttacattgtttgataattttatcatttttttttgtgaaaaaaacgGCAAGCGCGTTTTTCCGACAAGATGTCGGGTGTCGGCTATTTTGAGTATACCGTAATGTCTTTAAGTTTTGTCGTTTCGACATGGTGATATCatatcaaaaatgaataataatttaagtgaaaaacaaattattattcaatgagATTaagagtcaaaataatgttaatgttttttaaatttattataattataaatagtcGGGGTTAACTCATTTTCATCGAAAGACTCGCCTATATTGACACTTGTATagcaatgtaatttttattccatcaCGCACATAtgtttatgaatataaatggtttcaaaaataataataataataataataataataataattaataattaaataaataaattagtaaatgaTTATGTAGGTGCTCGAGAAAACGCAAgttgaatttttctcttatttattgattaagcGGCATTGTCCGATTGAAGAAGAAATGATAGAGACACGTTATTAGTATCCGTCGTTACGGgctttaattattgttaaaaaaaaaaagttgaataataaaacttgCCGTTGGAAATAAGTGGTATTTATTgtgaaaaacaataaaatgtcAACGGAAAATAAATAGGCCATTTTTATTGAAGCGATTAATcatattagtaaaaatatatcaattaattcacgtgcaattaataatttattgtttaagaTTAATTTGCTTGTTAAgtatttaatcataattattatttttaaattcgtgACACAAATGGGAGTgccaatataaataaaaaagaaaaaaaacaaataaaaatgaagcCTGTTTTTCCTTTTGACGCGATAATGATTATTAGCCAGCAATTgatgtattaataataataaaatactaaattagaatattaattaattaaaaataatatttataaatgatacAATGATTAATgtctttttataataataataataacaataataataataataaaaattgtgatgATAGAAAGTGTTACCAATCATCGGATTTCGCTTAGCATACATTgtacttttattaaaagaacAACGGAATATATTTTCGACGCGGCTTTAGCGATTCCGAGAtggttaattaaaaactatcgTGTGATTTgcagaataataaatttaattaattaattaattaatgataattataaataaaaataaacatttgtagCGATTAATTGAAAGTCTGTTGCCGTTAATAAGGTCATTATCATCAGAAGTTAGGGAACAGAGAAATTTGAGGAAGTTATGGTGGATTTTGGAgaagaatatttataattttgagcttttaaaatattttaaaactttctctGAGTGTCACGGcggaatttttataaatttaacgtGGAGGAGAATGAagaaatgtatttattttattatttctgctATGGTTAgtatattattaattcttaatattcgccatttttaatttggtttaatttttagttgagagttgataattattaattataaatatatgtatatgtataatacATATAGTGGACCAGGCAACGCGAAAGAAGGCGATAAAATAATAGGTAACACAATAAAGTATACTTGTAACTTCGAAGAGAAATAAGGAAGATATGTATTAATGTTACATATACTAGTCGTAAACTTTGAGAAAAGTATCAGTGAAGGgatagtataaatattttaaaaattgatattctaATGGAATAATAGAAAAAGGACATTTTATTTggagaaattaataaatttgaaaattaaccggcgacaatttaattgtgaagtaaatttaataatattgtttattgaGTTTAGGGAAGCTGAGATGATGAACAATATGGAAGCGATAATATAATAAGCAACAAGAAGTGCTTTTAATGaaatacaatattatttataccaTCCtgaagatataaatataaatatattatatattatgacacataataagaattaattatgaaGGCATATTAAGTAAAATACGAGGTACATATTAAGAtattggaataaaaaatatatattattatattacgaCTTAATACGTATTGACATTATATTGTgacattatattaataaaataaatcagtaATAAAGGTAATTATACcaataatatttgttttgtTCTTCTTTCCTAATATTTAATCCTAAATcttctatatatattattataagagATTCCTAtctatatagtcactcatcacgacaTCTCGGAAACCATCAGACCtagaaacttgaaatttggtaggaatattactTTTGCCATGTAGAGgccagctaagaacggattttaagaaattcctccccctaaaggggtttgcgggggcgttaacaatgaaaaattcctgtttttaaaatataactcCTATCGACTGCAAATTTGATAGGAATCTtatgtaagagatgtagaaatagtttatgaacgaatttcaCGATAAATCACCCCAAAGGAGATTGTGGGAGTAggcattaacaatgaaaatttttatttttcaaactatatagctcctacagatttaaaattttcaaagagatcatttataattttcaacgttAGATCCTTCTGTGTCTGTATTTGATCGAATTAAGCCGAATTATTGTGAATTAGGTTTTAAAACTCTCAaagagttaatttataattttcaacgtCAGATCTTTCTGTATCTGAATTTGATCGAATTAGTGTGAATTAGGTTTTAAAACTCTCAAAgagttcatttataattttcaacgttagaccctgaataaaaaaaaagtattgagacaaagaaaaaagtattgaaaagtattggattgactagaaaaccaatacttttcaatacttttttctttgtctcaatacctttttttaatcaggggaTCCTTCTGTGTCTGTGTTTGATCGAATTAGAATGAATTAGTGTGAATTAGgttttaaaactttcaaagaatacatttataattcaaatagttcgaatattcgattcgaattcAAGGCGAATAATTCGTAAATTCGAATATTCGCACactcctactttttttttttaagccttatattTTCGCCGTAATATCAAAActtaaaatcatcaattttaaaataaagaatttaaattaaaaataatctatactaatattattaaaaggtaaaatttgattgtttgtttgtttgtttaaatTGAATCGGCTCCAAAATTACTGAaccgattaaaaaaattttttcactgttGGGAAGCTACACTATCTTCAGGTAACATAGGctataattgatttaaaaatttttgttaaatacccgTGCAAAGCCGGGGCGACCtgttagtattatttatttcttctttgtacttttatttttttattttttgagattagaTATGAGATATACCAATGGaacaaaattgaattaattcagCGCTGGCTCCACCAaagtttttcgaaaaaattcttttcatATAGCTTCGGAATTTGCAAAGACaggatttatgaaaaaaagtgaacaatttttcaatttgcaaaactatttattaataaattctaccaCATTTATGTATACAGTGATCATTTTCAGATAGATTGTTATTGcaacataattaataataacggtaataattgtaataataataataataatatagttGGAGAATAAAAGTCCATGTATTTAGTgttataaatcttttttaatgtttataaattgttaaactCTTTAATAAAACATGTAAAATTCTCAATCCCAAATGAACATCTaagtaataatatatatttaattaaatgagaATACTTTCAATAAAtggttattaatattatcatcaCCATCATCGCATTATAATAATCAGttatatttctattattatatttatgtataattagTGTAGACTTGTTTGTTtgtaaacttattttttaataatgcaaTAGTCATTAGtcgttaattaaattgttcatcagtaaaaaattcattgataatttatagattctttcgtataatttttttttatttatccttaaacttataatttgcgatttttttttcaattttttttttattttattttttttttctcattaaaaCAGTTCATTGAAATAATATCGATTCGTccgcatttttataaattcattacaaaatactaaaaaatttaataatattaaaccatatatcattttatatattaatattatacaaatatatcaataattaataattaacgaaaGAAGTATATATCGACATACaccataattaaatattattaacaatttttaaaactttcgtggagtacaaacaaaaaataaaaatttttctattttaattttttttaatcatttttagttATGCTTTTTTTGTTTTCCACTTCAATTGcaccattcaataaatattcatagtaCATATAATAATTGTGCTGATAAATACGACACACATTATTCAATAcaatacaatttaataataaagccATGAAGactcttattttattttttattaacttatttatcaatttttatatcatcagtttgttaattaaactattattaacattttataaattcgaTAAGTATAATATtaggtaattattaaataacataataataataacagtgaattgagtttaaatattttttgtcattttttgttttttataaaagaaaaaattagctttCAATACTAGAAATCAAATgcaaagattatttttataaatattatggtaataaaatacaataataataattagaagTGACTGATTAATTGTATACATAAATTGATAAGCGAAGAAGAAAGATTATCCcacacaaaaataataatattaattctatatctctttatatataatatatatctgttatgtaaataataataataataataataataataataataataataataataataataatataaataatcttaaaagCACAAATCCGAATGCAATTTTGCTTTGTCTTTACACAGTAATTcactatatttaattaatttatctctGTATActtttatatacttatatatgtatcagtatttttaatatttgtatatatatatttattttataataaattttattcctcAATTGAACGACGTAAcagtaaaataattcatcatacatttaataaacgattaattattatttattgttggCTAAGTCAATTTACTGTCCTACGGCAAcctattatttatgtaattaatgtTTAACATTGATttcattatataatttaattattagtacAGTATCGAAGACAGTTATTCAAATGTCGTGCGTCGTTTGATTGTTTCATTGTTAAGATCATTGTTAGACAGCGCCTCTTCACTTTTGTAAAAGCTAACCTCAAAATATCATAACCGTATTGCAATATTTTAGGAATAAATCaatacactaataaaaaaaaaccgataaTTAAGTTATAATTATGCTAACagaatatgtaaaaaataattcggaatattatcaataactaatttaacaaatttcaaCAATTTCAGTCGGCTAATCCgccattttttatcatcttctCACttcgaaaattatttatctaattttacattatttttttttataatactaactagaataaattttttttaatctgtaCTTCAGCACAATTGTATCTTAATGAGGTTTTACTAAATTagcgttttaattttttaagtaatttaataaattatcacacGGTTAATATTTGAGTGTCATGGGAGTGATTAAGTAGCAGAGGGCGCtgtctaaatttaaaattatatatgatgaTCCATGttctttttttagttttttgaggaaagttattattttagttttgtttTCATGAGACAGATATATGTTTGTACTATAATATTAAGGCTTGTTtaagatataattatacatattgattaaatattattaactacatgaataaatttattgaacaaataattcaaacccgtcaataatatttcttctttagctattaatactattaaattatttatttataaaaaattgatacgtCTATTAGTGCCAGAaagtttaacttttaaaaaatatggcctcgcttttattatttgtttattaattatatcacTGAATTGCctagaaaaatttgatttgttatttattataacatttatgactaacttcatttttataaattcaaaatgttggagtataaatatattaaaattcatcattatattatcattatatataCAAATCTCCAAACGTATATTATAAATCTATTTAcacatgaattaaaaattttttatcatcacaaTGAAGTAATTAAGACAGCCAATATgcgataaacaaaaattcactcgatttaattaaatataaattaattttttaaattaaatatacaaaaactacattaattaattctttttaacTTTGCTTTGCATTAATTCTTTGAGATAacgaaaatatattttttttaattgaattgaatcaataattactttgaataaaaaaaaaaaaactattaaatttaaaaatttcaacatcAATTTCATAAGactaatatattataaaaaaaaatcaacgatttaacaattaattacattgAAACAGTCTAGTAGGACAGTCGTGTGCAATAATTACACACACcattaaatatgtatatatatatatattcatattaatatcagttaaatatttttaataataatttgattgcAACACTTAAACAACTACAATAATCTTCAATTTGCaaacgtaaaaataatttcactggcgttgatttttttttgtttcattaattttcttctaatcataatcataatatatatatatatatatatatatatatatatatatatatatatatatatatatatatatatatatatatatatttgttcaATTGCACACGTTAGAtaagttatatatatatatgtatatgtatatgtatattgaactttttaaaatctacTGTGCAGACAATGATTGACTAatctttttcattatttaataatatataaatattcaacgaaataaatttatcgcaATTGctttaacatataatttttaattaaccgtAATTGCTgttatgaattaaattaactgaAATGTAATTTGAACAATTggctgttaattttaaattgatataaacaattgataataatattaaatctcACTAGCCAAAAGTCTACGACTTTGtataattgtttaataataaattcatttaattaattgagtaGTCTGATAATAACAAATTTCTACACTATAACCATAAAGATAATTaacatattataaataattatatcgttatatttttacttccaaaaattcaattactaatttttaaataaatgctaaaaaaattagtagttaaaattataaaaataaaaatattatcgactggtaataaatatttggaaTTAAATGctctaatttaaattactgtaataaatttttttttatattatttataatattaataattatatataatcaatattaataattccgTTAGCAAGCAACTTTGCATTCGGAGTGTAACAAAAACCATATTACTTTATTCtttgttaatataattaaattgtttgtcTTATGATTCagttaatcaattaattaatcgatCGATCAATATAACGATGTCAATGAACAAACTATATAACAGTATAAAAATCGTAAGCCGTAATCGTAATTTGAGCCCGGTCGTTTATACAATTGACTCCAAAGTCAGCTTCTCAAGTTTTTTCAGAACAAAAATAACCTCAGGTCATTTAAttgcaagaaaaaaaaataaaatgtaacaaCATAAACAAattcgataattttataaaaatttttcaatacccGCAATTATTTACTGATCGTAGACCCGCggtgtaaataaattctataTATCACGTTTTTAAACTTTGAGAGTAGCCTTTGGAGACCAGTGATGGAAACGAGTAGGTCCAGCAGAGTAAGAAGGAGGATGCGCGATCCATTTATTACCTCTGTGACCGACGAATGGTGGCGGAGATGGACCACCCAGGAAAGTGTGAGGTGGCATTACGTTGTACCAGGGTTGGCTCATTGGATGAGGACCGTAACCCATGTTGAATGAATGATTGAACCACGAACGGTTACGTGACAGATGTGGTCGTGGACTATTTATCAAATGACGACGCCTACCTGGTccgttattgttgttgttattattgtttgcATTAGTACTTGTCGTTGAAGAAGTAGTAGTGCtagtattattgttattggtACTGTTAATTGACTGCTGATGATTTTGATTAGATGAACTCAGTGGCTTTGGTTTTACTTGATCCGTACCAACATTTGAGATATTTTTCTgttatcaaagaaattatttattaccatcattattattatatatatatataacttaattttataattatacttgTTGGTTAATTCCTAAgtatattgatattttcaatttttttgttgattttttttttacggtattttatcgattattaCAACAATTTACGTAACAccaatcattattattgtatctCGTTATTCAatctcattaaaaaatataaataaacataataataattaaaaatatccagATATttgtgaattaattaataattttaacaaccaatttattaaaaataatttttaaaaaaaatttttattcaacttttttttatttgaaaatttattaatttttttttcatctttttttttttttaattttatagctcaaaataaataactcatggtttaaaaaaatgatataaattaGAAGTGGaacaatttacaaattaaattattagataactTTAAGTAACTAAATACTTTCACTAACTTGTGTAAcacttaaagaaaataaataaaaaaaataaggtcAGAATCAGTGTAAATTGCTAAAATTCCTAATAACTATAAAAGTACCTGATTAgatctttgaaaaaatttattttccttcTCAGAGCCGTCGATATCGTGAAGATGATTAGCACTGTTGTTATCAAAGGAAGCCAGAGTACAATATGATCCTTTATTCTCGCCAAAGCGGCAGCATACCTCGTGAGGGTCTACCCATAGAGTAAGTTCAACAGGTAATGACAAATCTTCGTACTTGAAACCAGCAGCACTAGCAGCACTCTCCAACGTCGCATCCCTCCGACTATTGCCATTCACTCGTATACATCTGTATCCCTGTCCTTTGAAGGGTTTATCCGGGAACCA
Coding sequences within it:
- the LOC123259803 gene encoding protein BTG1-like: MRNEITAAVLFLVQLIEKNEKFSPDQLDCFRRRLIELLTERFENHWFPDKPFKGQGYRCIRVNGNSRRDATLESAASAAGFKYEDLSLPVELTLWVDPHEVCCRFGENKGSYCTLASFDNNSANHLHDIDGSEKENKFFQRSNQKNISNVGTDQVKPKPLSSSNQNHQQSINSTNNNNTSTTTSSTTSTNANNNNNNNNGPGRRRHLINSPRPHLSRNRSWFNHSFNMGYGPHPMSQPWYNVMPPHTFLGGPSPPPFVGHRGNKWIAHPPSYSAGPTRFHHWSPKATLKV